Part of the Gimesia sp. genome, TACCATGTTATTGCATTAGAAAACGATTTGATATCCATTCTTGGTGTGTAAGGATGTTTTTGTCTGTAAGCCAGTGAGATCTGATTTCCCATTAAGCAATGTTGGGTGGTTTTGAAGTTCGCCAGGAATCGACCACGAACACTCAGCCCGCCTGTGGATCAGTGGCGATGGTCTGTGCGATGTGTCGGGCGAAGTCATGATTGTCACGTGTTTCGGTAATCGTCGTGGCCAGGAGTTGTCCCTGTGTTACATGCCAGTTGGCAGTCACGCAGACGGTACCATGTCGCGTATATTGAAACTCTTCTCTGGCCGGCTGTCCGGGACGTGCCCGTTTTGTTTCAGCCCGCCGTTCGTTGGCCTGCAGGCTGGTCATTTCATCAACGCAGACCGTGTGCGTTCGCTGCTCGTCAGCTAACTGCTGTGCTTCCCGATAGGTTCGACAGACTGTCTCTACCTCGCGTTGAAACTTTTCAGGGTCCTGTTCAGTCGTGTTGCACCAGTAACGGCTGCGATGCGGCTTCAGATTCACTTCGCGCAGGACACGGTTAACATGGCTGGCGGAAATCGCATCGACCAGTTGACGTCGTTGTGCTTCATCAGCCAGCTCGGCTCCCGTCCAGGAAGTCACCGGGCGACCACTGTTCTGGGGATCTTTACAGGCGAGGGCAATCACTTCTATGATTTGTTGGTTGGTGAAACACCCCGGTGATCCACTGCGAGGTGCATCACTGAGTGTATCCATGATGGCCCGGATATAGGCACTTCGGTTCAGGGCAAACTCCATCTGCAGCAGTGCTGGAAAAGAGTCCCGCCAGCGACGTCTCCAGAGTCCGATGGTTTTCGAACATCGATCCACGATCGCCGCAATGGCTTGATTTTTGTGCCTTTCAAAGGCGAGTAAAATTATCCGGGCCCGGACAATAATTTCCTGTCTGCCATTCCTCTGCTGAGTTAACATGGTTAGAATTTCGCGCATACACGTCGTCAATTCAATACGGGCAGCCTTGCCTGACATTGGCTCTTCCCTGGTTCTGGTAGGTGAGGTGAGATTCCCAATCAAACCTTGGAAGAGCATTTTATTACCAGCAATCTGGCAGTCTATAGAAATCGGGAAAACAGCATAAAAAACGTTCTGGTGGGAACTAACTTAAGAGCGGAGTTACTAGCGGTAGAAAACCTGTTGGCTTTCGACGTCGAGCAATACTACACGCATTAACCACATTCCACGTTCCAGGGGCAGACGCTTAATGAAATGTATTTTGGGATCGGCCAGGAGATACCGTGGCAACTGCAGGAAGCGAGTATCGCAGTAAGAAAATCACGGACGGAGTCAAATCGGTCTAAGAGCTGTCGTATATGTGAGATACTTCTTGTGGTCAGTCATTGGGCGGGAGCGTGAGATTTGCAGGACGGATTTAACAGGTTAGTCGTTCGCTCTTCATGATCTCCACCAGCGATTTCACCCTGCGATCATTGGCTCACTTTGTAAGTGCCATTTGGTGCGGCGATGATGGCCTGCGTTTCCTTAGTTCATTAATCTGCCCCGCAGTGACTGTGATTCCCAGCGGAATTCCCTGGCCATTACAGAAGATATGTATTTTGTAAGAATAGCCACTCCCGCAAACCTCCCACTGCTGAATGATGTGCGCGGACGATCATTCTTGCATTACAAATGACTCAGATATCGGTGTGGGTGGGCATATTTACATACTCTTTATAACAATGTTTTAGTATAATTTTTTTGCGAGCCAACTCGTTGTACGTCAGTTCATTTCAATTGTGCCCAAATGATCAAGTAGGTATATTCATAATTTGAAACAACATAATTATTGGTGCGAAATGCTCGACCCTCATTCACATGCCTCAAAAAACTGTCTATGTGCACACATCCAATCTCCAAGAGATGGAGTATTTCTTTCTCCATCACAAATAATTTGGCGGGCAGATTATTAGCAGAAATGAAGACCTATGAAAGACTGCCCGTAAATCCAGTTCATTAGCATGCTTGCAAATTCTTTTCATTGAACTATTTCATCAAACGTTACTAAATTGATTCTTTGGAAAAAAGTTTTAGATAAATGAAATGTGATCGGACCCTATCGCTCTATACCCGTCTTTATCCAAATAATGGACTGGCAATCGTATTTTCGTTAATTGCAATTCTCGAACTACTATTACACTCGCAATGCAAAACCAGCTTCTGGTTCAATTCTGATTTAACATTGAGCGCGAGATGCGCTCTAGCACTCTTTCTCTTTTTGAGCTGGATCTCTTTCAGTTGGATGTGCTGGTGGGGTTGGAAATTAATCATTGGAAAGTCATTGAGAAAAGGCCCAAATGGCTTGGGTTTGAGTTTTACTTTTATCCTGATATCGGTGATCTGTTTTTTTTATATCTCTAGCTGGATCTTTTACTGGAGAACGGGAACTTTCATTGATTTAGATGCCATGAGGTTTGGAGCCAATAACTTCAAGATGATAGCCAGATATATTTGGCAGGCAGAGAAAATCACACTATTTACAGTAGCTACAATTTGCATTTCATTACTCGCTATCGCTCACTTCCAATCTGTCAGGAGTGTAAGAAGAGCCCAAGAAGAAAGAACTAGATCTAACGCGTCTGTTTTTATTACTCTTTTTATCACTTTTGATATAGCAGCATTTATCCTTTTAACTGGC contains:
- a CDS encoding helix-turn-helix domain-containing protein, producing the protein MSGKAARIELTTCMREILTMLTQQRNGRQEIIVRARIILLAFERHKNQAIAAIVDRCSKTIGLWRRRWRDSFPALLQMEFALNRSAYIRAIMDTLSDAPRSGSPGCFTNQQIIEVIALACKDPQNSGRPVTSWTGAELADEAQRRQLVDAISASHVNRVLREVNLKPHRSRYWCNTTEQDPEKFQREVETVCRTYREAQQLADEQRTHTVCVDEMTSLQANERRAETKRARPGQPAREEFQYTRHGTVCVTANWHVTQGQLLATTITETRDNHDFARHIAQTIATDPQAG